The following are from one region of the Thiocapsa rosea genome:
- a CDS encoding S8 family peptidase, whose product MSISISVILAFVAVFAAMPTPSANNAIDPPVAPNKSAELKTKTGQSADLRGSPPEKASAHRELLDQAHSLGRIPVIVKLKTWVQPESMLDDDGIVQQREALSTIQQRVLDELSSRNGRDQAAMGIKRFALTPAFAMQASESDILELLAHPDVIDVVEDSIMLPFLMDSVPLIGGLDGAFLGYTGLGQVVAILDTGVDKNHPFLKGKVISEACYSSNVPALGATSLCPGGVSESTADGSGVNCPITLAGCDHGTHVAGIVAGRSTNASGVARDADIIAAQVFSRFDSASFCGIAAPCIATFTSDSLRALERIYLLRTSYPIAAINMSLGSGAFQDPCNDDARRTIIDQLRSAGIATVAASGNEGYANAMSAPACVPSAISVGSTTKADQISGFSNSAYFLDLLAPGASIYSAVPGTGYASKSGTSMATPHVAGAWAVIKSAQPAADPDAILNMLKSTGIALTDVNDITTSRIQVDRAVDEIAGPQATINTAVLPYARAVAIAETATAFASVINSGDTTALSCLIALPTGIPATLSYQTTTAANVLTGTPNTPVDIAAGATQGFVFGITPSQSMAATEIPLVFDCTNTAPAPSHPGLNTFILSAAAIAPPDLLAIGVTPSGDGVVRLPSSTGIGFFATAAVNIGSAGTVTVSADDGGRGLPLTLRVCETTPAGEWIVCGNSLTRLVGADQTAYFTVFATGTGQPIAFDPANNRLFLRFASNGTTVGATNVAVTAP is encoded by the coding sequence ATGAGCATCTCAATCTCGGTCATCTTGGCATTCGTCGCCGTGTTCGCTGCGATGCCGACCCCGTCGGCCAACAACGCAATCGATCCACCTGTCGCGCCAAATAAGAGCGCGGAGCTTAAGACCAAAACGGGGCAGAGCGCAGATTTGCGTGGCAGTCCACCCGAAAAAGCCTCAGCTCATCGTGAGTTGTTGGATCAAGCTCATTCCTTAGGTCGAATCCCGGTCATCGTCAAGCTCAAGACCTGGGTGCAGCCCGAATCAATGCTTGACGATGACGGAATCGTGCAACAGCGCGAAGCGCTCTCGACGATACAACAGCGCGTTCTGGATGAATTGTCCTCGAGGAACGGGCGGGATCAAGCGGCCATGGGCATCAAGCGCTTTGCTCTGACACCTGCATTCGCAATGCAGGCGAGCGAGTCAGACATTCTGGAGCTTCTGGCGCATCCGGACGTTATCGACGTCGTGGAGGATAGCATCATGCTCCCCTTCCTCATGGATAGTGTTCCGCTGATTGGGGGCCTCGATGGTGCTTTCCTTGGATACACCGGCCTGGGCCAGGTCGTTGCCATTCTGGATACCGGCGTGGATAAAAATCATCCTTTTTTGAAAGGAAAGGTGATTTCGGAGGCATGCTACTCGTCGAATGTCCCGGCACTCGGTGCGACTTCGCTTTGCCCCGGGGGTGTCTCTGAATCTACGGCCGATGGCTCCGGGGTCAATTGTCCAATCACCTTGGCGGGTTGTGATCACGGCACTCATGTAGCGGGAATTGTAGCTGGACGAAGCACCAACGCTTCCGGTGTTGCCAGAGACGCTGACATCATCGCCGCTCAGGTATTTTCGCGTTTTGATTCAGCCAGTTTCTGCGGGATTGCAGCGCCTTGCATTGCGACTTTCACATCCGACTCACTCCGTGCATTAGAGCGAATTTACCTTCTCCGAACCAGTTACCCGATTGCTGCAATTAACATGAGTCTCGGTAGCGGTGCTTTTCAAGATCCTTGCAATGATGACGCAAGACGGACGATTATCGACCAGCTGCGAAGCGCTGGCATTGCAACCGTCGCCGCAAGTGGAAACGAAGGCTATGCAAATGCGATGAGTGCGCCCGCATGCGTTCCGAGCGCGATCAGTGTCGGAAGCACAACCAAAGCGGACCAGATCTCGGGCTTCTCCAATAGTGCTTATTTTCTCGATCTACTGGCGCCCGGAGCATCGATCTATTCAGCAGTCCCAGGCACGGGCTATGCGTCAAAAAGCGGAACCTCGATGGCGACACCTCACGTCGCCGGAGCTTGGGCGGTGATCAAATCGGCCCAACCCGCCGCAGACCCCGATGCTATTCTGAACATGCTCAAATCAACCGGGATAGCTCTAACCGATGTCAACGACATCACGACGTCTCGGATCCAGGTTGATCGAGCAGTCGATGAAATCGCGGGACCACAAGCGACCATCAACACTGCTGTCCTACCCTACGCCCGTGCCGTCGCGATCGCCGAAACCGCCACCGCCTTTGCGAGCGTCATCAACAGCGGCGACACGACGGCATTAAGTTGCTTGATTGCCCTTCCCACTGGCATTCCCGCAACCTTGAGCTATCAGACGACCACCGCAGCCAACGTGCTGACAGGGACGCCGAACACCCCTGTCGACATTGCCGCCGGCGCAACCCAAGGCTTTGTCTTCGGCATCACACCGAGCCAATCGATGGCCGCGACCGAGATCCCGCTCGTGTTCGACTGCACCAACACCGCCCCGGCGCCCAGTCATCCCGGCCTCAATACCTTCATCCTCTCAGCCGCGGCGATCGCACCCCCCGATCTGCTCGCAATCGGCGTAACGCCAAGCGGGGACGGCGTCGTGCGGCTGCCGAGCAGCACCGGCATCGGCTTCTTCGCCACGGCAGCCGTGAACATCGGCAGCGCCGGCACGGTGACCGTCAGCGCCGACGACGGCGGGCGCGGCCTGCCCTTAACCCTGCGGGTCTGCGAGACCACCCCGGCAGGGGAGTGGATCGTCTGCGGAAACAGCCTGACCCGTTTGGTCGGTGCCGACCAAACGGCCTACTTCACCGTTTTTGCCACCGGCACCGGTCAGCCGATTGCCTTTGATCCGGCCAACAACCGCCTCTTCCTGCGCTTCGCCTCGAACGGAACGACGGTGGGTGCAACCAATGTCGCAGTGACGGCGCCGTAG
- a CDS encoding class I SAM-dependent methyltransferase: MTIDWTPAPAMAFACPVCRSDGAKRSVLAVESPFNSKDLLRLHACDVCGTLSFPGLTPPAYEEDGADADADTGTSLSQAAIKFYVEQGAAPDTMVEPLFWFDRTNVRRYAEVGCGFGFGLDFAREALGWKVRGFDPSPLARAGRHLLNLPITSAYLGPETLRGEPPVDVLLASEVIEHVVDPHRFLDDITPILAPDGWLVISTPNAAGVSPDASPGALLPILTPGYHLVLFSEAALRRLLEEHGFTQVDIRASATNLTALACRQSRPCDLSRTLDRDLYRDYLKRRLGSLDPDEPLAHGFSGRLIKEYVNAGDIEAAQAELRGLTDTYRRLYGIDLERPETVLAGPIEIESFGRFGAVIPANLCGLAYRSAFIALRHANEPGRALSCFQLGERAGVALREALQSIGCDDGETEHLVELCRLGSLEASTRVSPSEAPMRLKAAREAFVGADGSGANSRRRFEVDLERCFVDLAFSGDYAAANALADARCTEWPDAPGVLDALGLAAYDYARSCHARGLLALNDRNDAEAALTWFRAAGEHLQASTAAGDADQDDLARAIESALLSAQAIAEPEAAARACQERLAVTPSSAPHVLGLCCEVFQRLVHSGAYTAAATLEPAIARQLTLAPEMLTGELAFVLGILALNHAADPAEAFGWFSRAAQLTSPESPLNDLAISHARLAAAAAGIEGAGIGADPSRSK, translated from the coding sequence ATGACGATCGACTGGACACCCGCGCCGGCGATGGCGTTCGCCTGTCCGGTCTGCCGTTCGGACGGCGCCAAGCGCTCCGTCCTGGCGGTTGAGTCGCCTTTCAATTCCAAAGATCTTTTGCGACTCCACGCCTGCGACGTGTGCGGAACCTTGAGCTTTCCGGGGCTGACGCCGCCAGCCTATGAGGAGGACGGGGCGGATGCGGATGCCGACACCGGGACGTCTCTTTCGCAGGCCGCCATCAAGTTCTATGTGGAGCAGGGCGCGGCGCCCGACACCATGGTCGAACCCCTGTTCTGGTTCGATCGGACCAATGTCAGGCGCTATGCGGAGGTCGGTTGCGGCTTCGGGTTCGGTTTGGACTTCGCCCGCGAGGCGCTGGGTTGGAAGGTTCGCGGTTTCGATCCCTCGCCGCTTGCACGCGCCGGGCGACACCTCCTGAATCTTCCCATCACATCGGCGTATCTCGGTCCCGAGACCTTGCGCGGCGAGCCGCCGGTCGACGTACTGCTCGCCTCCGAGGTCATCGAGCATGTCGTGGACCCCCACCGCTTCCTGGACGACATCACGCCGATCTTGGCTCCAGACGGATGGTTGGTGATCAGCACGCCGAATGCCGCCGGGGTCAGCCCGGATGCGTCTCCCGGCGCGCTGCTGCCGATTCTGACCCCCGGATATCACCTTGTACTCTTCAGCGAGGCGGCGCTGCGCCGGCTGCTCGAGGAACATGGCTTCACGCAGGTCGACATCCGAGCGTCGGCGACGAATCTGACGGCACTGGCCTGCCGTCAGTCACGGCCTTGCGATCTCTCTCGCACACTCGACCGGGATCTCTACCGCGACTATCTAAAGCGCCGACTCGGTTCGCTGGATCCGGACGAACCGCTCGCTCACGGGTTTTCCGGGCGATTGATCAAGGAGTATGTCAACGCGGGCGACATCGAGGCGGCACAGGCGGAGCTGCGCGGCCTGACCGACACCTATCGGCGTCTTTACGGCATCGATCTCGAGCGCCCCGAGACGGTCTTGGCCGGGCCGATCGAGATCGAGAGTTTCGGGAGATTTGGCGCAGTGATCCCGGCCAATCTCTGTGGTCTAGCCTATCGGAGTGCCTTCATCGCGCTACGTCATGCGAATGAACCCGGACGCGCGCTGTCCTGTTTCCAGCTCGGCGAGCGTGCCGGGGTTGCCCTTCGCGAGGCTCTGCAATCGATCGGCTGCGACGACGGCGAGACCGAGCATCTCGTCGAGCTGTGCCGATTGGGTTCGCTCGAGGCTTCGACCCGCGTGTCTCCATCCGAAGCTCCGATGCGCTTGAAGGCCGCTCGCGAGGCATTCGTCGGAGCCGACGGCAGCGGGGCGAACTCACGACGTCGCTTCGAAGTCGATCTGGAACGGTGTTTCGTCGATCTGGCCTTCAGCGGTGACTACGCGGCAGCGAACGCCTTGGCTGACGCGCGTTGCACCGAGTGGCCGGATGCGCCGGGTGTACTCGACGCGCTCGGCCTCGCAGCATACGACTATGCCCGTTCCTGTCATGCCCGTGGATTGCTTGCCCTGAATGACCGAAACGATGCGGAGGCGGCGCTCACTTGGTTCCGGGCTGCCGGCGAACACCTGCAAGCCTCGACCGCTGCCGGCGACGCAGACCAAGACGACCTCGCACGAGCAATCGAAAGCGCCCTCCTGTCGGCCCAAGCCATTGCCGAGCCCGAGGCTGCGGCCCGTGCATGTCAAGAGCGCTTGGCGGTCACGCCTTCATCGGCCCCTCATGTCCTTGGCCTCTGCTGCGAGGTCTTTCAGCGTCTGGTCCACAGCGGAGCTTACACTGCAGCGGCGACGCTCGAGCCCGCCATCGCCCGGCAACTGACCCTGGCGCCCGAGATGCTGACGGGCGAACTGGCGTTTGTGCTGGGCATTCTCGCCTTGAATCATGCGGCGGATCCAGCCGAAGCCTTCGGGTGGTTTTCGCGAGCGGCGCAATTAACATCTCCCGAGAGTCCGCTGAACGACCTCGCAATTTCCCATGCACGCCTGGCCGCGGCGGCAGCCGGCATCGAAGGTGCCGGCATCGGCGCAGACCCGAGCAGATCCAAGTAG
- the mfd gene encoding transcription-repair coupling factor, with protein MHPVALNKMPSPLGPPLPGRPGERLLWGRLYGASVALAIAEAARAHEGLILAVVPDVQAAAHLRAELGFFLAGSGLPLLGFPDWETLPYDVFSPLPELVSERLLTLHRLPGLDKGVLVVPVGTLLQRLPPREYVDGQSLVLAVGDRLDLDATRRRLERAGYSCVSQVIGHGEYAVRGSLLDVFPMGSETPLRIDLFDQEVETIRTFDPETQRSQEKLEQVRMLPAREFPLTEEAISGFRQRYRASFEGDPQASLVYREVSEGRTPGGLEYYLPLFFETTATLFDYLPAGVLALESDACRETATTFIAGVAQRYEQRRHDIERPLLPPAKLYLHPDEMAGALNRLSGVLYQSPEVPDRRKGYAAFHNFATTTLPPLAIQARAAEPAQALQDFLSMPDRRVLFVAESTGRREMLSEHLAGFNIRARQVEGWQAFVEGDLDLALTVAPLERGLLLEDRGIALVTETQLYGERVRQERRRRARERDSDAIVRNLTELTEGAPVVHEEHGVGRYLGLQTLQVCGMTTEFLALEYANGDKLYVPVSSLHLISRYTGASPENAPLHRLGGEQWDRIKRKAAQKAHDVAAELLDIYARRAAREGVACPAPGDDYAAFAAAFPFEETPDQLRAIEGVIADMEDAKPMDRVVCGDVGFGKTEVAMRAAFMAVQGGRQVAVLVPTTLLAQQHFENFSDRFADWPIKIESLSRFRTAKEQKKVLEGLADGTVDILVGTHKLLQPSLKFKNLGLAIIDEEHRFGVRHKEQLKNLRSEVDILTLTATPIPRTLNMAMSGLRDLSIIATPPVERHPIKTFVSPWNDGLIQEAVLRELKRGGQVYFLHNEVETIENQAQKLEALIPEARVQVAHGQMRERDLERVMRDFYHQRFNLLVCTTIIESGIDVPSANTIVINRADKLGLAQLHQLRGRVGRSHHRAYAYLITPPTKVMTADAKKRLEAIESMEDLGAGFTLATHDLEIRGAGELLGDEQSGQIHEVGFSLYMDLLERAVQALKAGRTPELDRPLSHGAEIDLGLPALLPSDYLPDVHARLVMYKRIASAATAGDLRELQVEMIDRFGLLPEPAKNLLEITELKLKVQPYGIRKIEAGPASGRILFDETPSIDPGNLIRLIQQKPKEFKLDGSDKLRFYRDMAEPQRRLRQVNEVIAQLVGAG; from the coding sequence ATGCACCCGGTGGCCCTGAACAAGATGCCGTCTCCGCTCGGCCCGCCGCTGCCCGGTCGCCCCGGCGAGCGCCTGCTGTGGGGGCGGTTGTACGGCGCGAGCGTCGCGCTTGCGATTGCGGAGGCCGCCCGCGCGCATGAGGGGCTGATCCTCGCCGTCGTGCCGGACGTCCAAGCCGCGGCCCATCTGCGTGCGGAGCTCGGATTCTTTTTGGCCGGGAGCGGCCTACCGCTGCTGGGGTTTCCGGACTGGGAGACCCTGCCCTACGACGTCTTCTCGCCGCTTCCGGAGCTGGTCTCGGAACGGCTCCTGACGCTGCACCGCTTGCCGGGGCTCGACAAGGGCGTCTTGGTCGTCCCGGTCGGCACCCTGTTGCAGCGCTTGCCGCCGCGCGAGTATGTGGACGGGCAATCGCTGGTCCTTGCGGTCGGGGATCGGCTGGACCTGGATGCGACCCGGCGCCGGCTGGAGCGTGCCGGCTATTCCTGTGTCTCCCAGGTCATCGGCCACGGCGAATACGCGGTGCGCGGCTCCCTGCTCGACGTCTTCCCGATGGGCAGCGAGACCCCGCTGCGCATCGACCTCTTCGACCAGGAGGTCGAGACGATCCGCACCTTCGACCCGGAGACCCAGCGCTCGCAGGAGAAGCTGGAACAGGTCCGGATGCTGCCGGCGCGTGAGTTCCCGCTGACCGAAGAGGCGATCTCCGGATTTCGCCAACGTTATCGGGCGAGCTTCGAGGGCGACCCGCAGGCGAGCTTGGTCTATCGGGAGGTGTCGGAAGGGCGCACCCCTGGCGGGCTGGAATACTATCTCCCGCTCTTTTTCGAGACCACCGCAACCCTTTTCGATTATCTGCCCGCGGGCGTCCTGGCCTTGGAGTCGGACGCCTGTCGCGAGACCGCCACGACCTTCATCGCCGGTGTCGCCCAGCGCTACGAGCAGCGTCGTCACGACATCGAGCGCCCGCTCCTGCCGCCGGCCAAGCTCTATCTGCATCCCGACGAGATGGCCGGGGCACTCAACCGACTGTCGGGCGTGCTCTATCAGTCCCCCGAGGTTCCGGATCGGCGCAAGGGGTATGCGGCATTCCACAACTTTGCGACCACCACCCTGCCCCCGCTCGCCATCCAGGCGCGCGCTGCAGAACCCGCGCAAGCCTTGCAGGACTTCCTGAGCATGCCGGATCGCCGGGTCCTGTTCGTCGCCGAAAGCACGGGGCGGCGCGAGATGCTCTCCGAGCATCTGGCCGGGTTCAACATCCGCGCCCGTCAGGTCGAAGGCTGGCAAGCATTCGTCGAGGGTGATCTCGATCTGGCGTTGACCGTCGCGCCGCTCGAGCGCGGTCTGCTGCTGGAAGACCGCGGCATCGCGCTGGTCACCGAGACCCAGCTCTACGGCGAGCGGGTGCGCCAGGAGCGTCGGCGCCGCGCGCGCGAGCGCGACAGCGACGCCATCGTGCGCAACCTTACCGAGCTGACCGAGGGCGCGCCGGTCGTGCATGAGGAGCACGGCGTCGGGCGCTATCTGGGGCTGCAGACCCTGCAGGTCTGCGGGATGACCACCGAGTTCCTCGCACTCGAATACGCCAACGGCGACAAGCTCTATGTCCCGGTCAGCTCGCTGCATCTGATCTCGCGCTACACGGGTGCCTCGCCCGAGAACGCGCCCCTGCACCGACTCGGCGGCGAGCAGTGGGATCGGATCAAGCGCAAGGCCGCGCAGAAGGCGCACGACGTGGCCGCCGAGCTGCTCGATATCTACGCGCGACGCGCCGCCCGCGAGGGCGTGGCCTGCCCGGCACCGGGCGACGACTATGCCGCCTTCGCCGCTGCCTTCCCCTTCGAGGAGACCCCCGATCAGCTGCGCGCCATCGAGGGCGTAATCGCCGACATGGAAGACGCCAAGCCGATGGACCGGGTGGTCTGCGGCGATGTCGGCTTCGGCAAGACGGAGGTCGCCATGCGGGCGGCCTTCATGGCCGTACAGGGCGGACGGCAGGTCGCGGTGCTGGTGCCGACCACCCTGCTCGCCCAACAGCATTTCGAGAACTTCTCCGACCGCTTCGCCGACTGGCCGATCAAGATCGAGAGCCTGTCGCGATTCCGCACCGCCAAAGAGCAGAAGAAGGTGCTCGAAGGTCTGGCCGACGGCACGGTCGACATCCTGGTCGGCACCCACAAGCTCCTACAGCCCAGTCTGAAATTCAAGAATCTGGGACTGGCGATCATCGACGAGGAGCACCGCTTCGGTGTGCGCCACAAGGAGCAGCTCAAGAATCTGCGCAGCGAGGTGGACATCCTGACCCTCACGGCGACGCCGATACCACGCACGCTCAACATGGCCATGTCAGGCCTGCGGGATCTGTCCATCATCGCGACACCGCCGGTCGAGCGTCATCCCATCAAGACCTTCGTCAGCCCCTGGAACGACGGCCTGATCCAAGAGGCGGTGCTGCGCGAGCTCAAGCGCGGCGGTCAGGTCTACTTCCTCCACAACGAGGTGGAGACCATCGAGAACCAGGCGCAGAAGCTCGAGGCCCTGATCCCGGAGGCGCGGGTACAGGTCGCGCACGGACAGATGCGCGAGCGCGATCTCGAACGGGTGATGCGCGACTTCTATCACCAGCGTTTCAACCTGCTGGTCTGCACCACCATCATCGAGAGCGGCATCGACGTGCCGAGCGCCAACACCATCGTCATCAATCGTGCCGACAAGCTGGGGCTGGCGCAGCTGCATCAGCTGCGCGGACGGGTCGGGCGCTCGCACCATCGCGCCTACGCCTATCTGATCACGCCGCCGACCAAGGTCATGACTGCGGACGCGAAGAAGCGATTGGAGGCGATCGAGTCCATGGAGGATCTAGGGGCCGGCTTCACGCTCGCCACCCATGACTTGGAGATCCGCGGAGCCGGCGAGCTGCTCGGCGACGAGCAGTCCGGCCAGATCCACGAGGTCGGCTTCTCGCTCTACATGGACCTGCTCGAACGCGCGGTCCAGGCGCTCAAGGCCGGACGCACGCCCGAGCTGGACCGACCACTCAGTCACGGCGCCGAGATCGATCTCGGCCTACCCGCCCTGCTGCCCAGCGACTATCTGCCCGACGTGCACGCCCGCCTCGTCATGTACAAACGGATTGCGAGCGCCGCCACGGCCGGCGATCTCAGGGAGCTGCAGGTGGAGATGATCGACCGCTTCGGCCTGCTGCCCGAGCCGGCCAAGAACCTGCTCGAGATCACCGAGCTGAAACTGAAGGTCCAGCCCTACGGAATCCGCAAGATCGAAGCCGGGCCGGCGAGCGGGCGGATCCTCTTCGACGAGACGCCGAGCATCGACCCCGGAAACCTGATCCGACTGATTCAGCAAAAGCCAAAGGAGTTCAAGCTCGACGGCAGCGACAAGCTGCGGTTTTACCGGGACATGGCCGAGCCGCAACGCCGGCTGAGGCAGGTGAACGAAGTGATTGCGCAGTTGGTTGGCGCAGGATAA
- a CDS encoding outer membrane protein assembly factor BamE, translated as MRKLVYISILGCLVALATAGCSRDKKPEQYRGSVLEDLPFVYKMTVQQGNIITEEMVDRLELGMNKRQVQFLLGTPLLTDFFQANRWDYTYTIQRGHDPMEIRFLTLHFQDDDSLARIEGDIRPNPARAEAREPQEMVVSVPDYQERKGLITRALETIGLEPKE; from the coding sequence ATGCGAAAGTTGGTTTATATCTCGATTCTCGGCTGCCTGGTTGCGCTTGCAACGGCCGGCTGCTCCCGTGACAAAAAGCCCGAGCAGTATCGGGGCTCTGTCCTGGAGGATCTCCCGTTCGTCTACAAGATGACGGTGCAACAAGGCAATATCATCACCGAGGAGATGGTCGATCGCCTGGAGCTCGGGATGAACAAGCGCCAGGTCCAGTTTCTGCTTGGTACGCCCTTGCTCACGGATTTCTTCCAGGCCAATCGCTGGGACTACACCTATACCATTCAGCGCGGGCACGATCCTATGGAGATCCGCTTCTTGACTCTGCATTTTCAGGACGATGATAGCCTTGCGCGGATCGAGGGGGATATTCGCCCCAATCCGGCGCGCGCCGAGGCGAGAGAGCCGCAGGAAATGGTCGTCTCCGTTCCCGATTATCAGGAACGTAAGGGCTTGATTACACGCGCCCTGGAAACAATCGGCTTGGAGCCGAAGGAGTAA
- the fur gene encoding ferric iron uptake transcriptional regulator: MEIEQIKQAGLKVTAPRVAILAILENCGKRHLSAEDVYKELLNNGEEIGLATVYRVLTQFEGAGLVCRRHFETGQSVFELNSGDHHDHLVCIKCGKVVEFCDPVIEERQSKIAEERHFRIEDHSLVLYGICAECEKTRKR; the protein is encoded by the coding sequence TTGGAAATCGAGCAGATCAAACAGGCAGGTCTCAAGGTCACCGCCCCGCGGGTCGCGATCCTCGCCATTCTCGAGAACTGCGGCAAGCGCCACTTAAGCGCCGAGGATGTCTACAAAGAGCTCCTCAACAACGGCGAGGAGATCGGGCTTGCCACCGTCTACCGCGTCTTGACCCAGTTCGAGGGCGCGGGGCTGGTGTGCCGGCGACACTTCGAGACCGGGCAGTCGGTCTTCGAGCTCAACAGCGGAGACCACCACGACCATCTGGTGTGCATCAAGTGCGGCAAGGTCGTGGAGTTTTGCGACCCGGTCATCGAAGAGCGCCAATCCAAGATCGCCGAGGAGCGCCACTTCCGGATCGAGGATCACTCGCTCGTGCTCTACGGGATCTGCGCGGAGTGCGAGAAGACGAGGAAGCGGTGA
- a CDS encoding rhamnan synthesis F family protein, translating to MGLREFRQALTGRRLGNFIEHRTCWMRVRFARDPSWVVQRWDGDGGLAETKRIAVFVHYDDKGLVHQYVLFYLQQLREAGYDILFVTNSPRLLPSAVEVLRPHCALILRRRNRGYDFGAYKDAIREIPDLATLDSLILANDSVYGPFHSLSELLRQADPTQADIWGITDNFEHHYHLQSYFLLLHRPALAATEFHRFWRDVCYTQTKELVIHHHEIGFSRRMLAAGLQLEALYPYRAVAMELIDDLQRRWLDNPDWAARLPQRDYLKWLFEKLMAGVPVNPSHFFWEPLLRRHGYPFLKRELLTRNPCGVPLTQYWESAIRQVSGYDTRLISRHLQHVLRNRSI from the coding sequence ATGGGGTTGCGCGAATTTCGTCAAGCACTCACCGGGCGCCGACTCGGCAACTTCATCGAGCACCGAACCTGTTGGATGCGCGTGCGCTTTGCGCGTGACCCGAGTTGGGTTGTCCAACGCTGGGACGGCGATGGCGGGTTGGCCGAGACCAAGCGGATCGCCGTCTTCGTCCACTACGACGACAAGGGTCTCGTCCATCAGTACGTGCTTTTCTATCTGCAGCAATTGCGAGAGGCCGGCTACGATATCCTGTTCGTGACCAACAGCCCTCGGCTCTTGCCGTCTGCGGTCGAGGTGCTGCGTCCGCACTGCGCTTTGATCTTGCGGCGGCGCAACCGCGGCTACGACTTCGGGGCCTATAAGGATGCCATACGGGAGATCCCGGACCTCGCCACGCTCGACAGCCTCATCCTGGCCAATGACAGTGTTTACGGCCCCTTTCACTCGCTGAGTGAGCTCCTGCGACAGGCCGACCCGACTCAAGCCGACATCTGGGGCATTACGGATAATTTTGAGCACCACTATCATCTGCAGAGCTACTTCCTCCTCCTCCATCGCCCGGCCTTGGCAGCGACCGAGTTCCACCGGTTCTGGAGGGATGTCTGCTACACCCAAACGAAAGAGCTGGTCATCCATCATCACGAGATCGGCTTCTCGCGGCGAATGCTGGCCGCCGGACTGCAATTAGAAGCGCTCTATCCCTACCGCGCTGTGGCGATGGAGCTAATCGACGATCTGCAACGCCGCTGGCTGGACAATCCCGATTGGGCCGCGCGGTTACCACAGCGCGATTATCTCAAATGGTTGTTCGAGAAATTGATGGCCGGTGTGCCCGTTAACCCCAGCCACTTCTTCTGGGAGCCCTTATTGCGTCGGCACGGCTACCCCTTCCTAAAACGCGAGCTGCTCACACGCAACCCCTGCGGCGTGCCGCTGACCCAATACTGGGAGAGTGCGATTCGCCAAGTGAGCGGATACGATACTCGCCTAATCTCCCGACACCTGCAGCATGTCTTGCGTAACCGTAGCATTTGA
- a CDS encoding RnfH family protein — protein MTDYLKVSVAYVGADDQMLRPLEVRMGATVREAIEQSAVLSRCPEIDLAVNQVGIFGKLAKLDQILEDGDRVEIYRPLIADPREARKRRAAEGKVMRKGSADADTSSGT, from the coding sequence GTGACTGACTATCTGAAGGTGTCCGTGGCCTATGTCGGTGCCGACGACCAAATGCTCCGTCCGCTCGAGGTGCGCATGGGGGCGACGGTGCGCGAGGCGATCGAGCAATCCGCCGTGCTCTCCAGGTGCCCCGAGATCGATCTGGCGGTCAACCAGGTCGGCATTTTCGGAAAACTGGCTAAACTGGATCAGATCTTAGAGGATGGCGATCGCGTCGAGATCTATCGCCCCTTGATTGCCGATCCGAGGGAGGCGCGCAAACGCCGTGCAGCGGAGGGCAAGGTCATGCGCAAGGGCAGCGCGGATGCCGATACGAGCAGCGGAACCTGA
- a CDS encoding type II toxin-antitoxin system RatA family toxin, protein MAIVRKSALVPYSASQMFDLVYDVGSYPKFLPWCDKTRVISETDEKICGQIEVARMGIRQTFSTCNRFERDRRMDIDLLDGPFRKLVGGWRFVPLREDASKVELELEFEFSGHLIDKAFGAVFHQIANTLVDAFCRRAEEVYGD, encoded by the coding sequence GTGGCTATCGTCAGAAAAAGTGCTCTGGTGCCTTACTCGGCATCGCAGATGTTCGACCTCGTCTACGATGTCGGCTCTTACCCGAAATTTCTGCCCTGGTGCGATAAGACACGCGTCATCTCGGAAACAGACGAGAAGATCTGCGGCCAGATCGAGGTCGCTCGCATGGGGATTCGCCAGACCTTCAGCACCTGTAATCGGTTCGAGCGCGACCGGCGGATGGACATCGATCTGCTCGACGGCCCCTTCCGAAAGCTGGTCGGCGGGTGGCGTTTCGTCCCGTTGCGCGAGGATGCCTCCAAGGTCGAGCTGGAGCTGGAGTTCGAGTTCTCGGGACATCTGATCGACAAGGCCTTCGGAGCCGTCTTTCACCAGATTGCCAATACGCTGGTGGATGCCTTTTGTCGGCGTGCCGAAGAGGTCTACGGTGACTGA